One window of the Zea mays cultivar B73 chromosome 3, Zm-B73-REFERENCE-NAM-5.0, whole genome shotgun sequence genome contains the following:
- the LOC103650155 gene encoding AMSH-like ubiquitin thioesterase 3 isoform X2 — protein MGRPQPARAGAINIEACARPIAVDHRISLPYYFRIAGSLLRQANIYRNESNLLDLYVILLRYSSLLCETIPKHRDYHAFKLREKAFFDKLIDIIKELETLKPVVQRQVVEHNRGSTVEFNTNSLNGNYGTTRRIEQCTPSSYTPQTFVGSSNGALQKPFHAGRQVASLSSVQKQFMNLPYPKEETLARHSILGPNGLNGRWNGPVTGIKVQYPSNFELTQNGITSLVPSILNQDDLHGSNTAPAPPPPSSSSNDNDNMKSVLSLDDGRWSVPAEEHTPLPSANLEEELFQLNIKQPSPPPVLAEVQRPISPSRVADPTPGLPTSGTARFQNLHVPIKLMECFLRVAESNTKRSLETCGVLAGTLKNRTFYVTTLIIPKQKSTSDTCEATNEEELFEVQDTYSLFTLGWIHTHPTQSCFLSSIDVHNHYSYQKTWYISSHGSRWHGRDP, from the exons ATGGGGCGACCGCAGCCAGCCAGGGCTGGCGCCATCAACATCGAGGCGTGCGCGCGGCCGATCGCCGTCGACCACCGTATCAGTCTCCCGTACTACTTCCGCATCGCGGGCAGCCTCCTCCGACAG GCTAATATATATCGGAACGAGAGTAACTTGCTCGACCTGTATGTCATCCTTCTGAGATACTCGAG CTTGCTGTGCGAGACGATTCCGAAGCATCGTGATTACCATGCCTTCAAGTTAAGAGAAAAGGCATTTTTTGAT AAACTTATTGATATTATCAAAGAGCTTGAGACATTGAAGCCAGTTGTGCAGCGGCAGGTTGTTGAGCATAACAGAGGAAGTACTGTGGAATTTAATACTAATAGTCTAAATGGAAACTACGGTACAACTCGTAGGATAGAGCAGTGTACTCCAAGCTCTTATACTCCACAG ACATTTGTAGGCAGCAGTAATGGAGCATTGCAAAAACCCTTCCATGCTGGGAGACAAGTGGCATCATTATCAAGTGTACAGAAACA ATTTATGAATCTACCATATCCAAAAGAAGAAACACTAGCTAGACACTCCATATTAGGACCTAATGGTCTTAATGGCCGGTGGAATGGGCCTGTTACTGGAATCAAG GTTCAATATCCAAGCAATTTTGAATTAACACAAAATGGTATAACAAG TTTAGTGCCATCCATCTTGAACCAAGATGATTTGCATGGTTCCAACACTGCACCTGCACCTCCACCTCCAAGTAGCTCCTCAAATGACAATGACAATATGAAATCTGTTCTCTCTCTTGATGATGGTCGATGGTCTGTACCAGCAGAAGAACACACTCCACTTCCTTCTGCTAATTTGGAAGAGGAGTTGTTCCAATTGAATATCAAACAACCTTCTCCTCCACCAGTTCTTGCAGAGGTACAAAGACCAATTTCTCCATCAAGAGTTGCCGATCCAACACCAGGACTTCCGACCTCAGGAACTGCCCGATTTCAGAACTTGCATGTT CCGATCAAGTTGATGGAGTGTTTTCTAAGGGTTGCTGAGTCAAACACCAAAAGAAGCTTAGAAACCTGTGGGGTTCTTGCTGGTACCCTG AAAAATAGAACTTTTTATGTGACAACCTTAATTATTCCAAAGCAGAAATCGACATCTGATACG TGTGAAGCTACAAATGAAGAAGAACTATTTGAAGTTCAGGACACATACTCATTGTTCACTCTTGGTTGGATTCAT